Proteins encoded by one window of Sediminicoccus rosea:
- a CDS encoding TRAP transporter large permease has translation MSDFDIGLAMFAAALVLIALRMPVGVAMLLVGGVGFATIGGWDRLFATLNSMTFSRFSSYTLSVIPLFLLMGDFATKGGMNRALFRCARAWMGHWRGGLAVATIGGCAAFGAICGSSLATAATMSQVAGPEMRRHGYSPALATGTLAAGGTLGILIPPSVILVIYAIYTEMSIGTLFVAAVIPGLIATAGYMLVVNIYARLHPDAAPPAPALDFREKLRATAEVWPVAMVFILVVTGIYGGWFSATEGAAIGAAATFLLAVTLGGMRWEGLKESLLSTTVTTGLIFVVLLGAELFSAALALSRLPAELSAVVATFDVAPIVILLMILLIYFILGCFMESLAMVLLTLPIFIPLMLSLDFGLGREQVLVWFGILVLMSVEVGMISPPFGLNLFVINAMAKDVPMGETYRGVMGFVASDFVRIILLALLPAISLWLPGLW, from the coding sequence ATGAGCGACTTCGACATCGGCCTGGCGATGTTCGCCGCCGCCCTCGTGCTCATCGCGCTGCGGATGCCGGTGGGGGTGGCGATGCTGCTGGTGGGCGGCGTGGGCTTCGCCACCATCGGCGGGTGGGACCGGCTCTTCGCCACGCTGAACTCGATGACCTTCAGCCGGTTTTCCTCCTACACGCTCTCGGTCATCCCGCTCTTCCTGCTGATGGGCGATTTCGCCACCAAGGGCGGCATGAACCGCGCGCTGTTCCGCTGCGCGCGCGCCTGGATGGGGCATTGGCGGGGCGGCCTCGCGGTCGCCACCATCGGCGGCTGCGCGGCCTTCGGCGCCATCTGCGGTTCCTCGCTGGCCACCGCCGCCACGATGAGCCAGGTGGCGGGGCCCGAGATGCGCCGCCATGGCTATTCGCCGGCCCTGGCCACCGGCACGCTGGCCGCCGGCGGCACGCTCGGCATCCTGATCCCGCCCAGCGTCATCCTCGTGATCTATGCGATCTACACGGAGATGAGCATCGGCACGCTCTTCGTCGCCGCCGTCATCCCCGGCCTGATCGCGACCGCGGGCTACATGCTGGTGGTCAACATCTATGCCCGCCTGCACCCCGATGCCGCGCCGCCCGCCCCCGCGCTGGATTTCCGCGAGAAGCTGCGCGCGACCGCCGAGGTCTGGCCCGTCGCGATGGTCTTCATCCTCGTCGTCACCGGCATCTATGGCGGCTGGTTCAGCGCGACCGAGGGGGCGGCCATCGGCGCCGCCGCCACCTTCCTGCTGGCGGTGACGCTGGGCGGCATGCGCTGGGAGGGGCTGAAGGAGAGCCTGCTCTCCACCACCGTCACCACCGGCCTGATCTTCGTGGTGCTGCTGGGGGCGGAGCTGTTCAGCGCGGCGCTCGCCCTCTCCCGCCTTCCCGCCGAGCTCTCGGCCGTGGTCGCCACCTTCGACGTGGCGCCCATCGTCATCCTGCTGATGATCCTGCTGATCTACTTCATCCTGGGCTGCTTCATGGAGAGCCTGGCGATGGTGCTGCTGACGCTGCCCATCTTCATCCCGCTGATGCTCTCGCTGGACTTCGGGCTGGGCCGGGAGCAGGTGCTGGTCTGGTTCGGCATCCTGGTGCTGATGTCGGTGGAGGTGGGGATGATCTCGCCGCCCTTCGGCCTCAACCTCTTCGTCATCAACGCCATGGCGAAGGACGTGCCGATGGGCGAGACCTATCGGGGCGTGATGGGCTTTGTCGCCTCGGACTTCGTGCGGATCATCCTGCTGGCGCTGCTGCCCGCGATTTCCCTCTGGCTGCCCGGCCTCTGGTAG
- a CDS encoding DEAD/DEAH box helicase, with translation MTTFQELGLNPLLLSALEQAGYTTPTPIQAQAIPAALQGRDILGIAQTGTGKTAAFALPILHRLAEMGGHPPRGGCRVLVLSPTRELASQIAESFKTYGRHMGYSVATVFGGVGHVPQQRALARGVDVLVATPGRLMDHMGTKHARLDHTQILVLDEADQMLDQGFLPAIRKIVATVPKERRTLFFSATMPPDIARLAADMLIDPVRVEVTPVSTTAERVNQKVIFLDGAGKRAALTGILRGEGVGRVLIFSRTKHGADKIVKSLEQDGIAANAIHGNKGQSQRERALAEFKSGRAPVLVATDIAARGIDVPEVTHVIQHELPEVPETYVHRIGRTARAGASGVAIALVAPDEVGLLRAIEKVTRQKIDSEDRRSNPTVPLNDRAVPTRPQRGRGGAPQQNQRAPKREHGAREHGGGRDHDRREHHRDEPRAPNRPAAPERAWVKPLGDAGRKRPAAPAQRGFLARGR, from the coding sequence ATGACCACTTTCCAAGAACTCGGCCTCAACCCGCTCCTCCTGAGCGCGCTGGAACAGGCCGGCTACACCACTCCCACGCCCATCCAGGCGCAGGCGATTCCCGCCGCGCTGCAGGGGCGTGACATCCTGGGCATCGCGCAGACCGGCACCGGCAAGACCGCCGCCTTCGCGCTGCCCATCCTGCATCGCCTGGCCGAAATGGGCGGCCACCCGCCGCGCGGCGGCTGCCGCGTGCTGGTGCTGAGCCCGACGCGCGAGCTGGCCAGCCAGATCGCCGAGAGCTTCAAGACCTATGGCCGCCACATGGGCTATTCCGTCGCCACCGTCTTCGGCGGCGTCGGCCATGTGCCGCAGCAGCGGGCGCTGGCCCGCGGCGTGGACGTGCTGGTCGCCACCCCCGGCCGCCTGATGGACCACATGGGCACCAAGCATGCCCGGCTGGACCACACGCAGATCCTCGTGCTGGACGAGGCCGACCAGATGCTCGACCAGGGCTTCCTGCCGGCCATCCGCAAGATCGTCGCGACCGTGCCGAAGGAGCGCCGGACGCTCTTCTTCAGCGCGACCATGCCGCCCGACATCGCGCGCCTCGCCGCCGACATGCTGATCGACCCGGTCCGCGTGGAGGTCACCCCCGTCTCCACCACGGCCGAGCGCGTGAACCAGAAGGTCATCTTCCTGGATGGCGCGGGCAAGCGCGCCGCACTCACCGGCATCCTGCGCGGCGAGGGCGTGGGCCGCGTGCTCATCTTCTCGCGCACCAAGCATGGCGCGGACAAGATCGTGAAGTCGCTGGAGCAGGACGGCATCGCCGCCAATGCGATCCATGGCAACAAGGGCCAGTCGCAGCGCGAGCGGGCGCTGGCCGAGTTCAAGTCCGGCCGCGCGCCGGTGCTGGTGGCGACCGACATCGCCGCCCGCGGCATCGACGTGCCGGAAGTCACGCACGTCATCCAGCATGAGCTGCCGGAAGTGCCCGAGACCTACGTCCATCGCATCGGCCGCACCGCGCGCGCCGGCGCCTCGGGCGTCGCGATCGCGCTGGTGGCGCCGGATGAGGTCGGCCTGCTGCGCGCCATCGAGAAGGTGACGCGCCAGAAGATCGACAGCGAGGATCGCCGCTCCAACCCGACGGTGCCGCTGAATGACCGCGCCGTGCCGACGCGCCCGCAGCGCGGCCGCGGCGGCGCGCCGCAGCAGAACCAGCGCGCGCCGAAGCGGGAGCATGGCGCGCGTGAGCATGGCGGCGGGCGCGACCATGACCGCCGCGAGCACCACCGCGACGAGCCGCGCGCGCCGAACCGGCCCGCCGCGCCGGAGCGCGCCTGGGTGAAGCCGCTTGGCGATGCGGGGCGGAAGCGCCCGGCGGCGCCGGCGCAGCGCGGGTTTCTCGCGCGCGGGCGGTAA
- a CDS encoding PucC family protein: MNPLSRKVIEGWARLGPRFLPFADAATPEMPLSRLLRLSLFQVSVGMAMVLLIGTLNRVMIVELAVPASLVAIMLSLPLVFAPFRALIGFRSDTHRSFLGWRRVPFIWQGTLIQFGGLAIMPFALLVLAGEGEAMDAPRWIGLAGAGLAFLMVGAGLHTTQTVGLALATDLAPPEAQPKIVGLMYVMLLVGMIGSAIVFGALLADFTPGKLIQVIQASAVVTLVLNTIALWKQEARNPARTAFHLPEPSFRESWGSFIEGEQALRRLAALGLGTAAFSMQDVLLEPYGGQILGLTVSATTTLTASLALGGLIGFSYASRVLSRGTDPFRMASNGVIWGIPGFALVILAAPLQAPVLFGLGVLLIGFGGGLFSHGTLTATMNLAPRDQVGLALGAWGAVQATAAGAAMALGGVIRDVVSSWAGPKGTGAMLGYASVYALEIVLLLAALVVMLPLLRRRGVTAQAI; the protein is encoded by the coding sequence ATGAACCCGCTCTCGCGCAAGGTGATCGAAGGCTGGGCGCGGCTCGGCCCGCGCTTCCTGCCCTTCGCCGACGCCGCCACGCCCGAGATGCCGCTCTCGCGCCTGCTGCGGCTTTCGCTCTTCCAGGTCTCGGTCGGCATGGCGATGGTGCTGCTGATCGGCACGCTGAACCGCGTGATGATCGTGGAACTCGCGGTCCCGGCCTCGCTTGTCGCCATCATGCTCTCGCTGCCGCTGGTCTTCGCGCCCTTCCGCGCGCTGATCGGCTTCCGCTCGGACACGCACCGCTCCTTCCTCGGTTGGCGGCGGGTGCCCTTCATCTGGCAGGGCACGCTGATCCAGTTCGGCGGCCTCGCCATCATGCCCTTCGCGCTGCTCGTGCTGGCGGGCGAGGGGGAGGCCATGGATGCGCCGCGCTGGATCGGCCTGGCCGGCGCCGGCCTCGCCTTCCTCATGGTCGGCGCGGGGCTGCACACCACGCAGACGGTGGGCCTCGCCCTGGCGACGGACCTGGCACCGCCCGAGGCTCAGCCCAAGATCGTCGGCCTCATGTATGTGATGCTGCTGGTCGGCATGATCGGCAGCGCCATCGTCTTCGGCGCGCTGCTGGCCGACTTCACGCCGGGCAAGCTGATCCAGGTGATCCAGGCCTCGGCCGTGGTGACCCTCGTCCTGAACACGATCGCGCTGTGGAAGCAGGAGGCGCGCAACCCCGCGCGCACCGCCTTCCATCTGCCCGAGCCGAGCTTCCGCGAATCCTGGGGCAGCTTCATCGAGGGCGAGCAGGCGCTGCGCCGCCTCGCGGCGCTCGGCCTCGGCACGGCCGCCTTCTCCATGCAGGACGTGCTGCTGGAGCCCTATGGCGGCCAGATCCTGGGCCTCACCGTCTCCGCCACCACCACGCTGACCGCGAGCCTCGCCCTGGGCGGCCTGATCGGCTTCAGCTACGCCTCGCGCGTGCTGAGCCGCGGCACGGACCCCTTCCGGATGGCCAGCAACGGCGTGATCTGGGGCATCCCCGGCTTCGCGCTGGTGATCCTGGCCGCACCCCTGCAGGCGCCTGTCCTCTTCGGCCTGGGCGTGCTGCTGATCGGCTTCGGGGGCGGGCTGTTCAGCCATGGCACGCTGACGGCGACCATGAACCTCGCGCCCCGCGACCAGGTAGGCTTGGCGCTGGGCGCCTGGGGCGCCGTGCAGGCGACCGCCGCCGGCGCCGCGATGGCGCTGGGCGGCGTAATCCGGGATGTGGTGAGCAGCTGGGCCGGCCCCAAGGGGACCGGCGCCATGCTGGGCTATGCCAGCGTCTATGCGCTGGAGATCGTGCTGCTGCTGGCGGCGCTGGTGGTGATGCTGCCGCTGCTGCGTCGCCGGGGCGTGACGGCCCAGGCGATCTGA
- a CDS encoding light-harvesting protein, whose product MINGKMWLVVKPTVGIPLMLGGVVVASLAVHTAILANTTWFPAFLQGKPRAAASLNDGNAPAVALAKPGTPAEFASLAVK is encoded by the coding sequence ATGATCAATGGCAAGATGTGGCTGGTGGTGAAGCCCACCGTCGGCATCCCCCTGATGCTGGGCGGCGTGGTGGTCGCCTCGCTCGCCGTGCACACGGCGATCCTGGCCAACACCACCTGGTTCCCCGCCTTCCTGCAGGGCAAGCCGCGCGCCGCGGCGAGCCTGAATGACGGGAACGCCCCCGCCGTCGCGCTGGCAAAGCCGGGAACACCGGCCGAGTTCGCCTCGCTCGCGGTGAAATAG
- a CDS encoding light-harvesting protein, producing MSDESKVWPTGLTVGEAEELHRYLISGTRTFGFIAACAHFLAYTLSPWLK from the coding sequence ATGTCTGACGAAAGCAAGGTCTGGCCGACCGGCCTGACCGTCGGGGAGGCGGAAGAACTCCACCGCTACCTGATCAGCGGGACGCGCACATTCGGCTTCATCGCCGCCTGCGCGCATTTCCTCGCCTACACCCTCTCCCCCTGGCTCAAGTAG
- the lipB gene encoding lipoyl(octanoyl) transferase LipB — protein sequence MIPPCSTDPDQNPSGPEPQWRISEGLTPYPEALAAMEARVAAIRAGSEAETVWLVEHPPSYTAGTSARPEELIEQRFPHYAAGRGGQWTYHGPGQRTAYVMLDLTRRHGRVPPRDVRAYVHGLEEWMIRALDRFNIRGERREGRVGIWVVKPGLGEFKIGAIGVRVTRWVSWHGIALNVEPDLAHFGGIVPCGIAEHGVTSLHDLGVLATMEEADAALMAAWDEVFGTGAGV from the coding sequence ATGATCCCGCCCTGTTCAACCGACCCAGACCAAAATCCTTCGGGGCCAGAACCGCAATGGCGGATCAGCGAGGGCCTCACCCCTTATCCCGAGGCGCTGGCCGCGATGGAAGCCCGCGTGGCCGCGATCCGCGCGGGAAGCGAGGCCGAGACGGTCTGGCTGGTGGAGCATCCGCCGAGCTACACCGCCGGCACCAGCGCCCGGCCCGAGGAGCTGATCGAGCAGCGCTTCCCGCATTACGCGGCGGGCCGCGGCGGGCAATGGACCTATCACGGGCCGGGCCAGCGCACCGCCTATGTGATGCTCGACCTGACGCGCCGCCATGGCCGCGTGCCGCCGCGCGACGTGCGCGCCTATGTGCATGGCCTCGAGGAATGGATGATCCGCGCGCTCGATCGCTTCAACATCCGCGGTGAGCGGCGGGAAGGGCGTGTCGGCATCTGGGTGGTGAAGCCGGGCCTGGGCGAGTTCAAGATCGGCGCCATCGGCGTGCGCGTCACGCGCTGGGTCTCCTGGCACGGGATCGCGCTGAATGTGGAGCCGGACCTCGCGCATTTCGGCGGCATCGTCCCCTGCGGCATCGCCGAGCACGGCGTGACCAGCCTGCATGACCTGGGCGTCCTGGCGACGATGGAAGAGGCGGATGCGGCCCTGATGGCGGCCTGGGACGAGGTGTTCGGCACGGGCGCGGGTGTCTGA
- a CDS encoding NADP-dependent malic enzyme, which translates to MDDDFRRAALDYHRFPRPGKLAIEPTKRMASQRDLALAYSPGVAAACEEIAADPAKAWDYTTRGNMVAVITNGTAVLGLGNIGPLASKPVMEGKAVLFKRFAGIDSIDIEVKANEIDHFVEVVAALEPSFGAINLEDIKAPECFEIEARLRARMNIPVFHDDQHGTAIIVAAAVRNGLLLQGKNLADVKLVNTGGGAAALACLDLLLTMGLKRENVTVCDIEGVVYKGRPGLDDTKARYAQDTSARTLPEVLDGADVFLGLSAPRVLKGEWLHKLAPKPLVLALANPDPEILPEAVRAARPDAIVATGRTDYPNQVNNVLCFPFIFRGALDAGATTINEAMKVAAVEAIAALARVEASEVVAAAYGGTAPVFGPEYIIPKPFDPRLILEVAPAVAKAAMDSGVARRPIADFEAYRADLSRFVFRSGNLMRPVQESARRRPARIVFAEGEDERTLRAVQTVLDEGTAEPILVGRTSVIEAKLKALGLRMALGQSVRVMHPEEQPELFAPLVELYQSKVCRRGITPAAAKRRVASRPTVVAGLLLEAGHADAAIVGGHGDWMSEWEHALGIIGARAEVSRAYACTAVITQNGTLFFVDTHLLVDPSAAQISEMTLLAAEQVRNFGLTPKVALLSHSSFGASGAPSARKMRAALKLIHAAAPDLEVDGEMHADAALVPLIRARAVPDSPLEGTANLLVFPNIDAANIAFNLVKAVADGLQVGPMLLGMNKPIHVLTPSVTARGIANLAAVAGSQVARG; encoded by the coding sequence ATGGACGATGATTTCCGCCGCGCCGCGCTCGACTACCACCGCTTCCCGCGGCCGGGGAAACTCGCCATCGAGCCCACCAAGCGCATGGCCTCCCAGCGCGACCTGGCGCTGGCCTATTCCCCCGGCGTCGCCGCCGCCTGCGAGGAAATCGCGGCCGATCCCGCCAAGGCCTGGGACTACACCACGCGCGGCAACATGGTCGCCGTCATCACCAATGGAACGGCGGTGCTGGGCCTGGGCAATATCGGCCCGCTCGCATCCAAGCCGGTGATGGAGGGCAAGGCTGTCCTCTTCAAGCGCTTCGCCGGCATCGATTCCATCGATATCGAGGTGAAGGCCAACGAGATCGATCATTTCGTCGAGGTCGTGGCCGCGCTGGAGCCCAGCTTCGGCGCCATCAACCTGGAAGACATCAAGGCGCCCGAATGCTTCGAGATCGAGGCCCGGCTGCGCGCGCGGATGAACATCCCCGTCTTCCACGATGACCAGCACGGCACCGCCATCATCGTCGCCGCTGCCGTGCGCAACGGGTTGCTGCTGCAGGGCAAGAACCTCGCCGATGTGAAGCTGGTGAACACGGGCGGCGGGGCGGCGGCGCTGGCCTGCCTCGACCTGCTGCTGACCATGGGCCTGAAGCGCGAGAACGTGACGGTCTGCGACATCGAGGGCGTGGTCTACAAGGGCCGCCCCGGCCTGGATGACACCAAGGCGCGCTACGCGCAGGACACCAGCGCCCGCACCCTGCCCGAGGTGCTGGACGGCGCGGATGTGTTCCTGGGCCTCTCCGCGCCCCGCGTGCTGAAGGGCGAGTGGCTGCACAAGCTGGCGCCCAAGCCGCTCGTCCTCGCCCTCGCCAACCCCGACCCCGAGATCCTGCCCGAGGCGGTGCGCGCCGCGCGGCCGGATGCGATCGTGGCGACGGGACGGACCGACTACCCGAACCAGGTCAATAACGTCCTCTGCTTCCCCTTCATCTTCCGCGGCGCGCTGGATGCGGGCGCCACCACGATCAATGAGGCGATGAAGGTGGCCGCGGTCGAGGCCATCGCGGCCCTCGCCCGCGTGGAGGCGAGCGAGGTGGTGGCCGCGGCCTATGGCGGCACGGCGCCGGTCTTCGGGCCCGAATACATCATCCCCAAGCCCTTCGACCCGCGCCTGATCCTGGAGGTCGCGCCCGCGGTCGCCAAGGCCGCGATGGACAGCGGCGTGGCCCGCCGTCCCATCGCGGATTTCGAGGCCTATCGCGCCGATCTCAGCCGTTTCGTCTTCCGCTCCGGCAACCTGATGCGGCCGGTGCAGGAATCCGCCCGCCGCCGGCCCGCGCGGATCGTCTTCGCCGAGGGCGAGGATGAACGCACGCTGCGCGCCGTGCAGACCGTGCTGGACGAAGGCACGGCCGAGCCCATCCTGGTCGGCCGCACGTCGGTCATCGAGGCGAAGCTGAAGGCGCTCGGCCTGCGCATGGCGCTCGGTCAGTCGGTGCGCGTGATGCATCCGGAGGAGCAGCCGGAGTTGTTCGCGCCCCTGGTGGAGCTCTACCAGTCCAAGGTCTGCCGGCGCGGCATCACGCCCGCGGCGGCCAAGCGCCGCGTCGCCTCCCGACCGACGGTCGTGGCCGGCCTGCTGCTGGAGGCGGGCCACGCCGATGCCGCCATCGTCGGCGGCCATGGCGACTGGATGAGCGAGTGGGAACACGCGCTCGGCATCATCGGCGCGCGCGCCGAGGTCAGCCGCGCCTATGCCTGCACCGCCGTCATCACGCAGAACGGCACGCTCTTCTTCGTGGATACGCATCTGCTGGTGGACCCCAGCGCCGCGCAGATCTCCGAGATGACGCTGCTCGCGGCCGAGCAGGTGCGCAACTTCGGGCTGACGCCCAAGGTGGCGCTGCTCAGCCATTCCTCCTTCGGTGCCTCGGGCGCGCCCTCGGCGCGGAAGATGCGCGCGGCGCTGAAGCTGATCCACGCCGCGGCACCCGATCTCGAGGTGGATGGCGAGATGCACGCGGATGCCGCGCTGGTGCCGCTGATCCGCGCCCGCGCCGTGCCGGATTCGCCCCTGGAAGGCACGGCCAATCTGCTGGTCTTCCCGAACATCGATGCGGCCAACATCGCCTTCAACCTGGTGAAGGCAGTGGCGGATGGGCTTCAGGTCGGGCCCATGCTGCTGGGGATGAACAAGCCCATCCATGTCCTCACGCCGAGTGTCACGGCGCGCGGCATCGCGAACCTCGCTGCCGTCGCCGGCAGCCAGGTCGCGCGGGGGTAA
- a CDS encoding DUF1254 domain-containing protein, with product MTISRRSALAGMGLMGMVPATGALAEGLRLFEGMEDFWLASEAYVYGYPLVTMEMTRRIITNVPAVQGTRGPMGHIIKLREYPNSSFRDVTAPNADTLYTTSFFDVGQEPMVLSLPDMKGRYALFPLLDGWTTVFQVPGKRTTGTGPQVYAITGPGWRGTLPPGVTEYKSRTNIVWLLGRIYCTGTPEDYREVHALQDQVSLVPLSAYGRPYTPPPGRVDPAIDMRTAVRDQVNRMSAVEYFTLLAQLMKQNPPNPGDAEHVARFARIGLVPGQDFDASKLRADFVSRIPSVSFDRIMIQFRINPAVTNKNGWAFTTRTGIYGTDYLMRALITAIGLGANRPQDAVYPTSQKDAHGHDYSGANRYVMRFPPGQLPPADGFWSLTMYDADYFFVANPINRYSISARQDLKRNPDGSVDLLIQHASPGADRESNWLPAPAGKFVLMMRLYWPREHDPSILDGSWTIPAVNKV from the coding sequence ATGACGATCTCACGCCGCTCCGCGCTGGCCGGGATGGGCCTCATGGGCATGGTGCCCGCCACCGGCGCGCTGGCCGAGGGCCTGCGCCTCTTCGAGGGGATGGAGGATTTCTGGCTGGCCAGCGAAGCCTATGTCTATGGCTATCCGCTCGTCACCATGGAGATGACGCGCCGCATCATCACCAATGTGCCGGCCGTGCAGGGCACGCGCGGCCCGATGGGGCACATCATCAAGCTGCGCGAATATCCGAATTCCAGCTTCCGCGACGTCACGGCGCCGAACGCCGACACGCTCTACACCACCTCCTTCTTCGATGTGGGGCAGGAGCCGATGGTGCTCTCGCTGCCCGACATGAAGGGGCGCTACGCGCTCTTCCCGCTGCTCGATGGCTGGACCACGGTGTTCCAGGTCCCGGGCAAGCGCACCACCGGCACAGGGCCGCAGGTCTATGCCATCACTGGTCCCGGCTGGCGCGGCACGCTGCCGCCCGGCGTCACTGAATACAAGTCGCGCACCAACATCGTCTGGCTGCTGGGCCGCATCTACTGCACCGGCACGCCCGAGGATTACCGCGAGGTGCATGCGCTGCAGGACCAGGTCTCGCTGGTGCCGCTCAGCGCCTATGGCCGGCCCTATACGCCGCCGCCGGGCCGCGTGGACCCCGCGATCGACATGCGCACCGCGGTGCGTGACCAGGTGAACCGCATGAGCGCGGTGGAGTACTTCACGCTGCTGGCGCAGCTGATGAAGCAGAACCCGCCCAATCCCGGCGATGCGGAGCACGTGGCGCGCTTCGCCCGCATCGGCCTGGTACCCGGCCAGGATTTCGACGCGAGCAAGCTGCGCGCCGATTTCGTGAGCCGCATCCCCTCCGTCTCCTTCGATCGCATCATGATCCAGTTCCGGATCAACCCCGCGGTCACGAACAAGAATGGCTGGGCCTTCACCACGCGCACCGGCATCTATGGCACCGACTACCTGATGCGCGCGCTGATCACCGCCATCGGCCTCGGCGCCAACCGCCCGCAGGATGCGGTCTATCCGACCTCGCAGAAGGACGCGCATGGGCACGATTACAGCGGCGCCAACCGCTATGTGATGCGCTTCCCGCCCGGCCAGCTGCCGCCAGCCGACGGCTTCTGGTCGCTGACGATGTACGACGCCGACTACTTCTTCGTCGCGAACCCGATCAACCGCTACTCGATCAGCGCGCGGCAGGATCTGAAGCGCAATCCGGATGGCTCGGTGGACCTGCTGATTCAGCACGCCTCACCAGGCGCGGATCGCGAATCCAACTGGCTCCCGGCACCCGCGGGCAAATTCGTGCTGATGATGCGCCTCTACTGGCCGCGCGAGCATGACCCTTCGATCCTGGATGGCAGCTGGACCATCCCGGCCGTCAACAAGGTCTGA
- a CDS encoding Bug family tripartite tricarboxylate transporter substrate binding protein, which produces MQRRDALILAGTLAAPAIHAQEAFPGNRTLTLTVGFAPGGVGDMVMRQLSESARAKRGVQTVVDFRPGAGSALSLDRIARATPDGTQVALGSVSALWIIPHQQQLGYDPRQLTGLGQISGHPLAVYVKTDSPLRSWADLLAYARSNPGKLSWGTTGSRGFAEVLVEAAFRHEGVQTSTVPFRGGAEAIASMMGGHIDAVASADFGPLLAQGAVRLLAETGPNKVPGHPDVPTFRELGYPLSDAVAYGVVGPPGIPRQAVLWWQEVIRETTQDPAFIEALRRIYAVPDYLDAEAYTRAIRDGYARFGAALRG; this is translated from the coding sequence ATGCAGCGCCGCGATGCCCTGATCCTGGCTGGAACGCTCGCAGCCCCGGCCATCCACGCGCAGGAGGCCTTCCCCGGCAACCGCACGCTGACGCTCACGGTGGGTTTCGCCCCGGGCGGCGTGGGTGACATGGTGATGCGGCAGCTCTCGGAATCCGCGCGCGCCAAGCGCGGTGTGCAGACCGTGGTGGATTTCCGCCCCGGCGCCGGCAGCGCCCTCTCGCTGGACCGCATCGCGCGCGCCACCCCGGATGGCACGCAGGTGGCGTTGGGCTCGGTCAGCGCGCTCTGGATCATCCCGCACCAGCAGCAGCTGGGCTATGACCCACGGCAACTCACCGGCCTCGGCCAGATCAGCGGCCATCCGCTCGCCGTCTATGTGAAGACCGACAGCCCGCTGCGCAGTTGGGCCGATCTGCTGGCCTATGCGCGCAGCAATCCGGGCAAGCTCAGCTGGGGCACCACGGGCTCGCGCGGCTTCGCCGAGGTGCTGGTGGAGGCCGCCTTCCGGCATGAGGGCGTGCAGACCAGCACGGTGCCCTTCCGCGGCGGGGCGGAGGCCATCGCTTCTATGATGGGCGGCCATATCGACGCCGTCGCCTCGGCGGATTTCGGGCCGCTCCTGGCGCAGGGCGCCGTGCGGCTGCTGGCCGAGACCGGCCCCAACAAGGTGCCCGGCCACCCGGATGTGCCGACCTTCCGCGAACTCGGCTACCCGCTCTCCGACGCCGTGGCCTATGGCGTGGTCGGCCCGCCCGGCATCCCGCGCCAGGCGGTGCTCTGGTGGCAGGAGGTGATCCGCGAGACCACACAGGACCCGGCCTTCATCGAGGCCCTCCGCCGCATCTACGCCGTGCCGGATTATCTGGACGCCGAGGCCTATACGCGCGCCATCCGCGACGGCTATGCGCGCTTCGGTGCCGCCCTGCGCGGCTGA
- a CDS encoding DUF1028 domain-containing protein has product MTFTAVLRCPRSKMLGVAMATSSIAVGNRCPVVVPRMGAAGVQAIADPRLTLTCARLIGLGLHAPKVVEELATGDPERDLRQIGVVDAYGHAAGFTGAGNGVHAAHILGPGFVAMGNALANDGVVPAIAASLTASVEEPIEVRLMLALEAGRDAGGEHKPLNSSAMLIYADEPFSYLDLRVDLHDTPVHELRSILDRFRPLLPYFQERPYNPRLATHSKWLADNGHPPAHR; this is encoded by the coding sequence ATGACTTTCACCGCCGTCCTGCGCTGCCCTCGCAGCAAGATGCTGGGCGTGGCCATGGCCACCAGCTCCATCGCCGTTGGCAATCGCTGCCCCGTGGTGGTGCCGCGCATGGGCGCGGCGGGAGTTCAGGCGATCGCCGATCCGCGCCTCACCCTCACCTGCGCGCGCCTCATCGGGCTTGGCCTGCACGCGCCCAAGGTGGTGGAGGAGTTGGCGACGGGCGACCCCGAGCGTGACTTGCGGCAGATTGGCGTGGTGGATGCCTATGGTCATGCGGCGGGCTTCACCGGTGCCGGCAATGGCGTGCACGCCGCGCATATCCTGGGCCCGGGCTTCGTCGCCATGGGCAACGCGCTGGCCAATGACGGCGTGGTGCCCGCCATCGCCGCCTCGCTCACCGCCAGCGTGGAAGAGCCGATCGAAGTCCGGCTGATGCTGGCGCTGGAGGCCGGGCGCGATGCAGGGGGCGAGCACAAGCCGCTCAACTCCTCCGCCATGCTGATCTACGCGGATGAGCCCTTCAGTTATCTCGACCTGCGCGTGGATCTGCACGACACGCCGGTGCACGAACTCCGCAGCATCCTCGACCGCTTCCGCCCACTGCTGCCCTATTTCCAGGAGCGCCCCTACAACCCGCGCCTGGCCACGCACAGCAAATGGCTGGCCGACAATGGCCACCCGCCCGCGCATCGTTGA